In the genome of Mycolicibacterium rufum, the window AGTCGGTGACATCGGCCAGCCCGGCCGGGGGACCGCTGTAGAGGATCTGGCCGCCGTCCAGCCCGGCGCCGGGCCCGATATCAACCAGCCAGTCCGCCGCGGCGATGACATCCAGCGAGTGCTCGACGACGAAGACGCTGTTGCCGCTGCGTTTGAGGCCGGCCAAGATGTCCAGCAAGGCGTCCCGGTCGCGGGGGTGCAGACCGGCCGACGGCTCGTCGAGGACGTAGACGACGCCGAACAGTTGTGACGAGAGTTGCGTCGCGAGCCGCACGCGCTGCAGTTCCCCGCCCGATAGCGTCGGCGTGCTGCGGGCCAGGGAGAGGTATCCCAGTCCCAGATCGATGAGCGGTTGCAGCCGCTCCTGCAGCTCTGCGACCAATCGCTGTGCAGCGGCGCGCTTTTCGTCTGACATGTTGGGTGTTTGCCGGACATCTGGTGCCGCGGCATGCGCGGAACCCCCGGCCACGACCCGCGCGTTGACCGCCGACTTTCGTGTCTTCTGGTTCAGGGCCGCACCGGAGGTGGCCGGCTTCCACCGCGGGCTGAGCACCCTGGCGCACAGCGCGGCGAGCTGGTCGAGGGTGAGCCGCGACAGCTCGGCGATGTCCAGACCTTCGAATGTCACCGACAGCGCTTCGGGTTTGAGCCGCTTTCCGTGGCACGCCGGGCATGGGCCGCTTCCGACGAATTGAGAGACCCGTTTCTTGACCGCAGCGCTCTTGGTGTTGGCGAACGTGTCGAGGACGTAGCGGCGGGCACCGATAAAGGTGCCCTGATAGCTGGGCTCCATATCGGCTTTCACGGCGCGTCGAGTTTCCGCCGGGGTGAAGCCCGCGTACACCGGCACCGTCGGACGCTCCTCGGTGAACAGAATCCACTCGCGGTCCTTGCGCGACAGCGTCTTCCACGGAGCGTCGACGTCGTAGCCGAGCGTGGTAAGGATGTCGCGCAGATTCTGCCCGTACCAGGCCGGCGGCCATGAGGCGATGGCACGCTCACGGATCGACAACGACGGGTCGGGCACCATCAGTGCTTCGGTCACCTCATACACCCAGCCCATACCGTGGCACGTCGGGCAGGCACCCTGCGGGGTGTTGGGCGAGAAATCCTCCGCGTAGAGCATCGGCTGGTCCGCAGGGTAGGTGCCCGCACGCGAATACAGCATCCGGACCAGACTCGACAGCGTGGTGACGCTGCCCACCGACGAACGGGTACTGGTACCACCGCGCTGCTGCCGCAACGCGACCGCAGGTGGCATCCCTTCAATCGAATCGACATCCGGGACACCCACCTGATCAATCAGACGCCGCGCGTACGGCGCCACCGATTCCAAGTACCGCCGCTGGGACTCGGCGAAGAGCGTGCCGAAGGCCAGCGATGACTTGCCCGAACCCGACACCCCGGTGAACGCGACGAGGGCATCACGCGGCACCTCCACGTCGACGCCGCGCAGATTGTGCTCGCGGGCACCGCGCACCCGAACTCTATTATCTGGCTCCACTACTCATCTCCTCGTCCGACGAGGCTAGCAATGGCGGCGGGACATCCCACTGTCGATGCGTGCCACAACCCTGACGTCCCGTGCCAGTTTGGCCCGCAGAGGATGGCCGGGCTGCGCATTCCTTTTGAAGGATGCTGCGGGCCCCTCCACAAGATGCACGCCCGGCGAGGTGCTGCGCTCGGTGGTGCTGATCTGACGAAGTTACGGCGACGGATCGAGCCGGTCCTGCAGGTTCGCGGCGAGGTGCCTCACCTAATTGTGAGCGCGAAGGGTGAGCTGGTGCCTCACGCATAATGAGCGCGTGGGGGCTTGCGTTACTTCGCCGTGGCCAATCGGTTGATTGACGGTTGCAATGCTTCCAGGTCGAGGTGGCGGGCGGCGGTGAGGGCCTCGGTCTTGGCCTGGGCCAGATCCAGGAGTTGCATTTGGATGGTGTTGATCTGCCGGGTCAGATCGGCCGGGTTGATGCCCTCGATTCGGTCGGCAACGTTCGAGAGTTGTTGTGCTTCAAGGAGTCCTGATGCTTGCAGGCGTTGCCACGGGGTGGCCGGCTTGTCGTAGATGCGCTTGCGGCGACCGTTTGCGGTGGTGGTGTAGCCAACGGGTTTTTTGGTCGGGGTGAAGAAGTTCAGGCGCAGCGACACCAGCTTCCACAGCCGGTTGAGCAGCTCTAGCTCGTCGGGGGTGTCGTAGCGCCAGTAGAACGCGTGTTTGCGCACCACATGGTGGTTCTTCGACTCCACATGCGCCTGGTCGTTCTTCTGGTACGGCCGCGAGCGAGTCTGGGCGGCATGGTGCGCAGATGCGCGGTCACGGTTTGTCCGGTGCCCTCGAACAATCGGTGCAGAGTGCGGCGGGACACACGTGGCAGCCGACGGCGATCCGGTCCACATCGAGGTCTGGGTAGCCGAGGTGGTGGCGCAGGTAAGCAAGGGCCCGCTCGCGCTGCAGCAGGAGCGAAAGGTCTTGTACACCTCGAGTTCTCGCTGCGTAGGCGAGCAAGGAACTGGCCAGGTTCGCCCCGTACGGGGCCAGCAGGCCGGCTCCCTCCGGGTCGGTGGTTTGCGTAGCAGCCAAACTTTGGAAGAACGCGGACACCGACGAGAGCGCCCCGTCCACGGGGATCTCCACCGCGAGCAGATCAGTACTAGGCCGCAAGCCGGCGTCAGCGAATGCACGCTCGGCCGGTAGATGAACCACGACCTGCTCGTACGGATCGCGGTAGTCCAACGAAAACGGCCGCGCGCTGGCATAGATCACCACCCGGCCAGGTCGGACTTCCGCGCTGTGGCCAGCCTGCGTGACGACTCCCGTGCCACGGCTCTGAAACAACGCGTATAGGTACTCCGCTTCGGCCCCCCGGGATATCAGAGTGCTGCTTCGACTGACCTTCTCGCCGCTGGCCCGCTTGACGGACAGCGCAAAGTCACCGTAGTCGGCATAGCTAATCTCGCCGGAGAAACTCCGATCATAGGGGCTCGGCGCAACATCGACGTAAGCCTGGCGTCGCACCGAGCGCCAATAGTCGACGGCGGCGTCAGCGTCGACCGCGTGGGTGGACCACGTCGCAGTTTCTGGAGACGTGGCCGCATCGCGCTCAGGCACTTTGTCGCCTCCCTCCATCGCTGAATCTATGCGATAGCGCCGCCAGACGCGTTCAGGATTGCGCCCACATTGTGTGGGAGTGCCCCGCCGGATGTGCGCAAAACCTCTGTTCAAAGGTGCGGGGCCGTAGCTGCTGCGCCCCCACCACGAAGAAGATCGAGGTTTCCCCGGGTGCAGTTCCAGCGCGTCTCGCTTCTAGAAATTTGAGACGCCTCAGATGTCGTCTCAGGAGCTAGAGTCGTGCGCGCCGTGGATCTGGGCAACAGGGTCTGCGCGGATAACTGCCGCGGTGGTGGGGTTCGGATCGTTTAGGGTTCGGCGGTGATGATGAGGATGGCGACACCGAGGGCCAGGGCGGCGGTGAGGGAGCCCAGCGCGATGACCGCGGCCGGTGAGGCGGCGTCGGCGGATACGAAGCGTCGGCTGATGACCACGACCGCCAGCGCCGACACTGCGGCGGTTGTGGCGACGAGAAGCCTTCCAGTGAACGGTAATTCGCCGTGTCGCAACAATACGAGGGCCCCGATGGCGAGGAACCCCAGCGAGGTGCGTTCCCAGGACAACTGGGTGCGTTCGGGTTGCAGGCCCGGATCGCGGCTGGTCTGGGTCATGTGGGGTCAGCCGGTGGGCGGGGGTGAGGTGATCAACAGGACGACGAGTAGCACCGCGATGAGCACCGTCGCCACTACCACGATCGTCGGCAGGCGGCTGGGCGGCAACGCTGCACCGCGGCGCATTGCCTGCTGCACGTGCTGCCAGCGACAGACGGCCAGCACGGCCAACGCCGCGCCGCCGACGACGAGCACCATGCTCAGCAGGTGCCGGACCCCGTGCACACCGAACCGGGGAACCAGCTGCACGAGGGCCACCCCACCAGCGATCAGGGCCAACGAGGTGCGGATCCAGGCCAAAAAGGTGCGTTCGTTGGCCAGGGTGAACCGGTAGTCGGGTTCCCGACCAGCCGCGCCGGGGGAATCGTCGAGATCGCCGTCAGCGGGCATCAGTCACGGCTCGCACACGGTGACGGGGTGAGCCACCACCGATTCGTGCATGTATCCCAACTCATTGAACGCAGTGTGCTCGGATTGGCTGCGCCCGGCATCGTCGAACGCGCGGATTCGCAGCACGTGCTCACCGGGGGTTGGGTCCCACCGGAATTGCCAGCGCACCCACAACCCGGGCACGGCCGCGGTGGTGATGTCCGCGGGTTGCCAGGCTCCGTCGTCGGCGGCGTATTCGACAGCGGTGACGGTGTGCTCACCGGCGAACGCTCGTCCCCGAATGATCTGAGGACCGCTGGGCAGCCGGGCGTCCCACGCCAATTCGATCAAGGTCGATACCCCCAGGGCGGTGATGACCTCGCCCTGGGCCGGGCCGTGGGCGGGATAGTCCGGTCCGATCAGGACGTAGTCCTCGGTGTTCCATGGAACGTGAAATCTGGTGGTAGAGACTTCCAGGCGGCCCAGCCACTTGATGCTGGCCGCGCCCAGCCACCCCGACACCACCAGCCGGGCGGGAAAGCCGTGATCGGGGGGCAGCAGTTCACCGTTCATCGCGATCGCCACCACGGTGTCCTCGGCCAAGGCCTTGGTCATGGGCAACGGCCGCGACGCCCGCACGTCGTCGAGCGACTCGGCCAACACCTCCACCGCGCCCTCGTCGACACCAGCGTGATCAAGCACGTCACCCAACCGCACCCCGGTCCACTCCGCGGTGCTGATCGCCCCGCGGCCCCACTGGGTGCCGTCAAACGTCGTGCCCAACTCCTCACCCAGCAGCACCCGCCGATTCCCCGCGCACTCCAGGGTGCGCTGCACCGAGACCACCTCGAACCCGCCGCACAGCTGGTCGTAGTCAAGGTCGACGGGCCGGCGCACGGCATCACCGTCGATACGCAACCGCCACGTAGCCGCGTCGATCCGGGGAGTCGGGGCGTGGCTGCGGATGAAGAACCGATCAATAGGAGTGAGCAACCCCGGCATCCGGTCGGGCCGGGTACCGAAGTCCAGACCAGACCCGGCGTCCTCCATCAACTCCGTCGGCGTGGGCTTGACGATGACGCCACCATCGTCACGATCCGGCAGGCGGTTACCTCTTTGGGTGGTCACCCCTGCGGTGTACCCATGAGAGACCAATCCACCGGCAGCCACCGGCCGCCATGGTCGCATCGTGGTTGTGCGATACCTACAAACCCCCCAACGGTCTCGCTTCTAGAGAGAAACGAGACACGGTTGAGGCGCCCACTCCCCCGTCGCATCGCCCCAGGTGGAACCGTCTCATATCTCGTCTCACACAGCGTGTCTCGCATCTTCCCTATCGCCGCCAGGTGAGACAGTGAACGAATGACAGCCATTCTCGGCTACGCCCGAATCAGCACCACCGGCCAGGACCTCACCGCTCAACGCAACGCCCTCGCAGCAGCCGGCGTCGACCCGGAACGGGTTTTCACCGACGAACTCTCTGGAGCGGTTGGCACCGCCCGTCCTGGTCTCGCTGCGCTGCTCGACTACGCCCGAAGCGGAGACACCGTTGTGGTGGCCGCTATTGACCGTCTCGGGCGCTCCGCTGCCGAAGTCACTCGCACTATCGCCGACCTCGACAAGCGAGAAATCGTGCTGCGCGCCCTCCGCGAGGGCATCGATACCGCAACTCCCACCGGCCGTGCCGTCGCTGCCATCATGGCGACCCTGGCTGAACTGGAACTTGAACTCGGCCGTGAACGACGCGCCGCCTCACGTGAAGCCCGCCGATCGCGCAGCCTGCCAGCCACTAAACCGCCGAAGCTCAGCGCCGCACGCCAGGAACAGCTATGCCGGCTGGCAGCCACCGGTGAACCGGTCGACGAGCTCGCCGCTGCATTCGGCATCGGGCGTGCGACCGCGTACCGATATTTGAGCCGGAGTCGGGCCACGTGAACGAGATCCCGCGTATCCCAGCACCAGGTGGTGACGATCCTCGCATCGAGCTGATGCACAAGGTGGCAAGGCTCGAATCTCAGTACGCCGATCGAGTGGACGAGACGGAGACCGGCTGGATGACGGTGGTCAACGTGGCACTTGATCGGTGGCGCACGTCGTGGCAGGAGCAGACGTCGACACCGGAACTAAACCCTGAGCTGAGCAGGAAGTTTCGAGTCTGTTTTCCGCTGGCCGCTCATGCGTTGAACCACGTCGAGGCCGCGGTAACTCTGCATTCATCATCTCCCTGGGTGGCCATGTCTTGTGTTCGGATCGCGTTCGAGCACGCTCTGACTGCGCAGTGGGTCTTATGGACCAAGGACGGGGAAGACTTGCTCGCACAACAGATGTCACTACAGGATCACCGACGGTCGAGTGAGTTCATTGACGCAGTCGTACGGGCCGCCGCCGATACACCCAACCTGGCCGAGTCCGCCGCTCTGGCCGAAGAGTTGAGTGAGTTCCTCGGCGAGAAACCAGTCTCGGTCTGGTCGGTCTTCAACCTTTGCGAGAGGTTCTCATCCACTCGCTTGCTCTATGGAATTTACCGCGATCTATCGCAGGCAGTCCATCCGACGTATGGACTCGTCCGGGCGCACTTCGACATCACGCCTCCCCCGGAAGTTGTTGTGGGCCCTATAAGACCGTTCGGGGCCGAATTGGATTCGCCGGAACTGATTCGCGGTATGGCTGTTTCAAGTTTGTGGGCGCTCTACGTCCTCGAAGTATCGAGAGCTGGGCACCCGGACGCAGCCGAGGTGCTCCGCTTAGGCGAAGAAGCCGGGTTGCCCGTCGACCTGCGCGCCAGTGATCTCCACCCGCACCTCCAACCTGATTACGTGGCGGTCTTCATGCCCGCGGGTAGCCCTGGCGCACGCCGGATTAAGTTGACGCCGCCTTGAGCGGACCTCCGGGTAAATACATACATGTTAACTTACATACATGTTTCCTTACATGTAAGTGCACATGTAGACATGTAAGTAGTAAGATCGCAGCCATGAATGTTTCCGCCGCTGGGCAGTGTGAAATCGTGGCAGTGGCGCTGCAAAAGGGAGGCGTGGGAAAGACCACAACCACGATCAACCTGGGTGCCAGCCTCGCCGCGATGGGGTTCCGCGTTCTCCTGATCGACA includes:
- a CDS encoding excinuclease ABC subunit UvrA → MRGAREHNLRGVDVEVPRDALVAFTGVSGSGKSSLAFGTLFAESQRRYLESVAPYARRLIDQVGVPDVDSIEGMPPAVALRQQRGGTSTRSSVGSVTTLSSLVRMLYSRAGTYPADQPMLYAEDFSPNTPQGACPTCHGMGWVYEVTEALMVPDPSLSIRERAIASWPPAWYGQNLRDILTTLGYDVDAPWKTLSRKDREWILFTEERPTVPVYAGFTPAETRRAVKADMEPSYQGTFIGARRYVLDTFANTKSAAVKKRVSQFVGSGPCPACHGKRLKPEALSVTFEGLDIAELSRLTLDQLAALCARVLSPRWKPATSGAALNQKTRKSAVNARVVAGGSAHAAAPDVRQTPNMSDEKRAAAQRLVAELQERLQPLIDLGLGYLSLARSTPTLSGGELQRVRLATQLSSQLFGVVYVLDEPSAGLHPRDRDALLDILAGLKRSGNSVFVVEHSLDVIAAADWLVDIGPGAGLDGGQILYSGPPAGLADVTDSVTRRYLFGDETRVASRTPRERSDWLQLAGVQRNNLHDLSVSVPLRCLTAVTGVSGSGKSSLVAQALPEIVGEHLGRPVRFDDARDDDLLTEATQVTASGEVLGDPHGVRRVVCIDQKPIGRTPRSNIATYTGLFDHVRRLFADTPAAKKRGYKPGRFSFNVSGGRCPTCEGEGWVMVELLFLPSVYSPCPDCHGTRYNPATLAIRWRHKNIAEVLELSVSAAREFFDGEPAVLQALEALCDVGLSYLRLGQPATELSGGEAQRVKLAGELQRAHRGDTLYLLDEPTAGLHPADTDRLLAHLHRLVDAGNTVVAAELDMRVVAQADHVIDMGPGAGGAGGRIVVAGTPREVAAYRDSATAAYLAAELAD
- a CDS encoding sulfite oxidase → MTTQRGNRLPDRDDGGVIVKPTPTELMEDAGSGLDFGTRPDRMPGLLTPIDRFFIRSHAPTPRIDAATWRLRIDGDAVRRPVDLDYDQLCGGFEVVSVQRTLECAGNRRVLLGEELGTTFDGTQWGRGAISTAEWTGVRLGDVLDHAGVDEGAVEVLAESLDDVRASRPLPMTKALAEDTVVAIAMNGELLPPDHGFPARLVVSGWLGAASIKWLGRLEVSTTRFHVPWNTEDYVLIGPDYPAHGPAQGEVITALGVSTLIELAWDARLPSGPQIIRGRAFAGEHTVTAVEYAADDGAWQPADITTAAVPGLWVRWQFRWDPTPGEHVLRIRAFDDAGRSQSEHTAFNELGYMHESVVAHPVTVCEP
- a CDS encoding cupin domain-containing protein → MPERDAATSPETATWSTHAVDADAAVDYWRSVRRQAYVDVAPSPYDRSFSGEISYADYGDFALSVKRASGEKVSRSSTLISRGAEAEYLYALFQSRGTGVVTQAGHSAEVRPGRVVIYASARPFSLDYRDPYEQVVVHLPAERAFADAGLRPSTDLLAVEIPVDGALSSVSAFFQSLAATQTTDPEGAGLLAPYGANLASSLLAYAARTRGVQDLSLLLQRERALAYLRHHLGYPDLDVDRIAVGCHVCPAALCTDCSRAPDKP
- a CDS encoding YidH family protein encodes the protein MPADGDLDDSPGAAGREPDYRFTLANERTFLAWIRTSLALIAGGVALVQLVPRFGVHGVRHLLSMVLVVGGAALAVLAVCRWQHVQQAMRRGAALPPSRLPTIVVVATVLIAVLLVVLLITSPPPTG
- a CDS encoding recombinase family protein — its product is MTAILGYARISTTGQDLTAQRNALAAAGVDPERVFTDELSGAVGTARPGLAALLDYARSGDTVVVAAIDRLGRSAAEVTRTIADLDKREIVLRALREGIDTATPTGRAVAAIMATLAELELELGRERRAASREARRSRSLPATKPPKLSAARQEQLCRLAATGEPVDELAAAFGIGRATAYRYLSRSRAT
- a CDS encoding DUF202 domain-containing protein, which translates into the protein MTQTSRDPGLQPERTQLSWERTSLGFLAIGALVLLRHGELPFTGRLLVATTAAVSALAVVVISRRFVSADAASPAAVIALGSLTAALALGVAILIITAEP
- a CDS encoding DUF5677 domain-containing protein, with amino-acid sequence MNEIPRIPAPGGDDPRIELMHKVARLESQYADRVDETETGWMTVVNVALDRWRTSWQEQTSTPELNPELSRKFRVCFPLAAHALNHVEAAVTLHSSSPWVAMSCVRIAFEHALTAQWVLWTKDGEDLLAQQMSLQDHRRSSEFIDAVVRAAADTPNLAESAALAEELSEFLGEKPVSVWSVFNLCERFSSTRLLYGIYRDLSQAVHPTYGLVRAHFDITPPPEVVVGPIRPFGAELDSPELIRGMAVSSLWALYVLEVSRAGHPDAAEVLRLGEEAGLPVDLRASDLHPHLQPDYVAVFMPAGSPGARRIKLTPP